Proteins from a single region of Apium graveolens cultivar Ventura chromosome 7, ASM990537v1, whole genome shotgun sequence:
- the LOC141674337 gene encoding uncharacterized protein LOC141674337: MNIGTWNVRGLNKKSHQRKVKDFINANQISLLGCLETKVKITNSAAVSKRINRSWRWLFNYEYHNNGRVWFGWDPIVWFVKFHSKSAQHLTCQVTHIEKQLHFTLTDVYAFNKAHERVPLWNNLRLLSQDISSPWVVSGDFNCIAAMEEMACGREQWTPDMQQFKDSILQAGLAHLRTIGPLLTWSNKRPNNLVHRHLDRMLGNAAWLHEFSESWVHVKTKGIMDHTPLLFHKPMQLEKICKPFQFFNFMRDIIGFQEAVMRGWAYTCSGDPMSILCRKLKEVKVELKTLNKQHGNLHRNVSIARTNLQEIQDAIDMDLLNSVLCKSESEAAKNLDKCIQEEENLLQQKARVDWLHLGDNNYKFFFNQTKGRWNRNKILSIENNNGEIVFGRQAVTNVAVEFFSNSLGSPPPLQEIDLRSLQCAQ, translated from the coding sequence ATGAATATTGGCACTTGGAACGTTAGAGGTTTAAATAAGAAATCTCATCAACGTAAAGTCAAGGACTTTATTAATGCAAATCAAATTTCTCTTTTGGGTTGTCTTGAAACAAAAGTTAAAATTACTAATAGTGCTGCAGTTTCAAAGCGTATTAATAGAAGCTGGAGATGGTTATTTAATTATGAATATCACAATAACGGCCGAGTGTGGTTTGGTTGGGACCCGATTGTATGGTTTGTCAAATTCCATTCCAAATCGGCTCAACATCTTACCTGTCAAGTTACTCATATTGAGAAGCAGCTTCATTTCACTCTTACGGATGTCTATGCTTTTAATAAGGCCCATGAAAGAGTCCCTCTTTGGAATAACTTACGACTGCTATCTCAGGATATCTCTTCTCCTTGGGTGGTTAGTGGTGACTTCAATTGCATCGCTGCAATGGAGGAAATGGCTTGTGGTAGAGAACAATGGACTCCAGATATGCAACAGTTTAAAGATAGTATCTTACAAGCTGGCCTTGCCCATCTTCGTACTATAGGGCCTCTCCTCACATGGTCGAACAAACGCCCTAATAACTTGGTCCATAGGCACCTTGACAGAATGCTTGGTAATGCAGCTTGGCTCCACGAATTTTCTGAAAGCTGGGTCCATGTTAAGACCAAGGGGATCATGGACCATACTCCTTTATTGTTCCACAAACCTATGCAACTTGAAAAGATATGTAAGCCCTTCCAATTCTTTAATTTTATGAGAGATATAATAGGGTTCCAGGAGGCAGTGATGCGAGGATGGGCCTATACTTGCTCTGGGGACCCGATGAGCATTTTATGCCGTAAATTAAAGGAGGTCAAGGTAGAATTAAAGACTCTCAATAAACAACATGGTAATCTTCACAGAAATGTTTCTATCGCTCGTACTAATCTGCAAGAAATTCAGGATGCCATTGACATGGACCTCTTGAACTCTGTCTTGTGCAAGTCTGAGTCGGAGGCTGCAAAAAATCTCGATAAATGCATTCAAGAAGAAGAAAACCTCTTGCAACAAAAAGCTAGAGTTGATTGGCTTCACTTGGGAGACAATAACTACAAGTTTTTTTTTAACCAAACCAAGGGTCGATGGAATAGGAACAAAATTTTATCCATTGAAAATAATAATGGTGAAATTGTGTTTGGTCGCCAAGCTGTTACCAATGTGGCTGTAGAATTCTTTTCTAATTCATTGGGGTCTCCTCCTCCTCTTCAAGAAATTGATCTGAGATCTTTACAGTGTGCTCAATAA